The DNA region AACGTTTAGGAGCCCTCAAGCACAGAGGGGCACCTAGCCCTGCCCTTGCCTGGTGAGTGCCTGAGCTATGCTCTGTAAGCTGGGCTACATGCAGGAAACATCAGGgtgcctgctctcctcctcccccacacCTGCTAATGAGCTGGGGAGACCTCAGTGAAAGCTgttttcagcttgctttattttgcttgaaGTTGTTTGAGCCTTTCTTCGTAAGTGCTTTAATGAAATaggttgaacttttttttcttctttcattctttcttctttctttcctcctatgTGGGGAGGTGATGGCTATGATGGGCTTTGCCTCTAGGCTGCAGCTCTTGTTTAAGGGTACTCCCTGGTCTTGTCTGAATACTCTAGTGCTGTTCCCATGCGCAGCGGATAGACTTCTAGCTTTGCACCCATGGCAAAAGCAGGCTTGAGCTAGTGCAGATTATGCACCTCAAGGGACAGGAACGACTTGTGctggttgaaaaaagaaaaacctccatTGTGTAGTACTCAGTACTGCTTGTGGCAGGCAGGTCCTTGGGGGGCTGCCAAATTTCCTGTTAGGCTGGAGGAAAGCACTGGACTAAGGGATGAGTTTCATCTTGGTCAACGCCCCTGTGAGAGGCAACTCTGTAGTTAAGGCTGAAGCAAAAAGAGCCTACAGGATCTGaactccggggggggggggggtgggtggaaCAAACCTTGCTGCCTTTAGTTCTGTGCATGGTCTTTTCCTGTCTCTGGTagcaagcttttttaaaaacccCATGCTATGTACagcttcccttcctgcccttggGGAGAGGACAATGAGTCATGGGAGGACATTTCTTAATGCCCTGGAGGATGCTTGGATTGTCTGGTGAGGGCAGGCTATGAACAAATTCGCTACGAACAAATTCAGCTGTGGGTCAGAGTTGCTCAAGGTGAATGCACACTTAAATGTGAATGTTAACTAGTGAGACCAAAACGAGATGTCTTTTCCTCTAACAGGTTCTCATGTAATGTAGATACACCTGGATTTTGCTCTAGAAACAAATAGTAGGCACAGCTCTGGTTTGCTTATCAGAATAgaagcagggctgtgggaggaTGGGGGGAGAGTCAAGGACAGTTGAagatgtgggggtttttgttttgttttttttttttttttaagacctccTTGTCTGGACAGGATGGCAGCTGAAACGattgcagccaggctgggctgtgtcctctttcctctctttgcctGCTTTCTTTATTTTTGGACTTCTTTCATTTGTGCTTGCCTTCCCCATTTTTATGCCTGCTCAAGGGTCTCTAGCTTCTTGCAGTCTGtcttgctgcctcccagcagtACAAAACCATGTCACGAGGATGTGAGGCCATCTCTTCTGCCCTCAGTGGTTTTTATGCCAGCTTGTTCCCATCCTTGTAACTCCAAGATGTTGGTGGGTTAAATGATGAGTCTTGCTGAGTAGTTAACAGGCAGTGGCTGGCAATGCGGCTCTGCTTGCTTGTTCTTGGTACGTTACGGCCCCTGCAAGCTGCAGATGCAGGGAGCTTCTTTTATTAATTGGTTGGTATGCTTACAGTGCTAGGCATATCTCCTTATTCAGCCTGGTTCTGGAATGTATATAACCAATGTAAATGGTTTCTCTTCCCATCCTGTCCTCACAGGTTTTGAGACTCAGCAACCACTCTGGAGAAATGTCCCTTGTGTAAAACCCCAGTTCTTGTACCATGTACCAGTCTGGCTTTGTGCCGTGGGAGTATTACCCAACCATGATCCCACCTTCTGGCTACACCTACCCACCGCTGCGGACTGGGAGAGCAGAAGACATGACCAGCTCTGTGATGTTCCCTCCCATCCACATGCACAACTTCTACAGCCGACCCATCACTTTTGTGGTGGACCGAAATGGCTACCCTGACTATGCAGGAGGTCAGGTGGAGTATCATCATCTCTACAGTGCCTCCAATCCCTACTTCCGTCCGTACTACACCTGGCACTTCCCTCCTGTGGTCCCCATCCCTCTCTACAATCCCTATGCAAACTACAATCCCTATGTCAGCTACCAGAGGTCAGATCAGTATCGAGACACGTGGCCAGAAGGCTTCACAATGAGAGGGGAGCTTCAATGGGGGAAGCTCGGAAGGGTGTTTGGACCAAGGAAAGACCTCCCAGAATTTGTGAAGGATGATCTCCGGAGGGTTTATGGCACCTACCCACGGACCAATGTCTCCATAACCTATCGGAAAGGGGAGTTCTTGGTCAAGGGAGACCCCAGTGTAGGAGAGCAGGAAtatgcagtggaaaaaaaagtcatccagCGGGCTGTGACCCCCAGTGCCAGCGAGGCAGATGATAGCAGTGAGGACCGGAACcgtaagaagaaaaagaaactgagacGTTGACATAGTCAGTCACTTGATGGACAGATGCTCCAGTGCCCTTGTGGGAGCCAGCTGGCAGCTGTTCTTGGTGCAGCTGGCAAGTAGCACAAGCAATGGATGCCACCACTCCTGTTGGCTTTTAACTGCTCCCCATCCTCCACAAGCTTATGGCAGCTTTACCCTGTTTGATGCACAATGCCCATCCTGTGAAGAAACCACGTGGCACTTGACTGTCTGTCGGATCAGCTCTTTGGTCCTGGTTTTGAAATGAATGTTTGCTTTCCACTGGTTTGGTTGAGTGGTCACAGTCAGGTGGGGGGATTTCCAGACAGCAGCCCTTGATTAGAAGATGGGCCTCTTCCTACCCTGTCCAAGGGAAGGTCCT from Mycteria americana isolate JAX WOST 10 ecotype Jacksonville Zoo and Gardens chromosome 6, USCA_MyAme_1.0, whole genome shotgun sequence includes:
- the C6H10orf95 gene encoding uncharacterized protein C10orf95 homolog gives rise to the protein MYQSGFVPWEYYPTMIPPSGYTYPPLRTGRAEDMTSSVMFPPIHMHNFYSRPITFVVDRNGYPDYAGGQVEYHHLYSASNPYFRPYYTWHFPPVVPIPLYNPYANYNPYVSYQRSDQYRDTWPEGFTMRGELQWGKLGRVFGPRKDLPEFVKDDLRRVYGTYPRTNVSITYRKGEFLVKGDPSVGEQEYAVEKKVIQRAVTPSASEADDSSEDRNRKKKKKLRR